A single window of Electrophorus electricus isolate fEleEle1 chromosome 16, fEleEle1.pri, whole genome shotgun sequence DNA harbors:
- the blzf1 gene encoding golgin-45, which produces MSVDVAMKNLAIVSVRGPGDGMETDKPAVAPELSVDSPAMKASPPKQCPRPAPPSAHSPGVLHLGKVSREACTEVEAVRIVVPRAAISRSGRAADSKVEDRGSPLHGEERTPSPSPSPEPHDYRSALEKLQSSERRLLQDKEGLSNQLRVQTEVNRELKKLLVASVGDDLQYHFERLSREKNQLILENEALGRSLAHTAEQLERMSIQCDVWRSKFLASRVMAEELTNARAALHRQTRKAQSAIQDLLHEREEFSRDMMHTHRSLEELLVSLQWGRQQTYYPSAQPLSTGELAAANHKLADAINSHLLGNVGGITGNANAKSSQASELCNTPAEKMAEKVLRILDPISCSDTKGDSAIPDATTSFLLNKKSIGRFHPYTRYENITFNCCERCSGDIIVL; this is translated from the exons ATGTCTGTTGATGTAGCAATGAAAA ACTTGGCTATCGTGTCTGTTCGTGGCCCTGGTGATGGCATGGAGACAGACAAACCAGCGGTGGCCCCAGAGCTGTCGGTGGACTCCCCAGCCATGAAGGCATCTCCTCCAAAGCAGTGTCCAAGGCCTGCTCCACCATCTGCCCACTCCCCAGGGGTCCTCCACCTGGGCAAGGTGAGCCGGGAGGCATGCACAGAGGTGGAGGCCGTGCGCATCGTGGTGCCCCGCGCCGCCATCAGCCGCAGCGGCCGTGCCGCCGACAGCAAGGTAGAAGATAGGGGCTCCCCCCTGCACGGAGAGGAGCGGACCCCCTCGCCCTCCCCCTCCCCTGAGCCGCACGACTACAGGAGCGCCTTGGAGAAGCTCCAGAGCTCAGAGCGCAGACTACTGCAGGACAAGGAGGGCCTCTCTAACCAGCTGCGTGTCCAGACAGAG GTGAACAGGGAGCTGAAGAAGCTCCTGGTGGCGTCAGTGGGCGACGACCTGCAGTACCACTTTGAGCGACTGTCCCGAGAAAAGAACCAGCTGATCCTGGAGAACGAGGCACTGGGCCGCAGCCTGGCCCACACCGCTGAGCAGCTGGAGCGCATGAGCATCCAGTGCGACGTCTGGAGGAGCAAATTCTTGGCCAGCCG AGTGATGGCGGAGGAACTGACCAACGCCAGAGCTGCCCTCCATCGGCAAACTAGAAAGGCCCAGAGTGCCATCCAAGACCTGCTGCATGAGAGGGAGGAGTTCTCCCGAGacatgatgcacacacacag ATCTCTGGAGGAGCTGCTAGTGTCCTTGCAGTGGGGCAGACAGCAAACCTACTACCCCAGTGCCCAGCCTCTCAGTACTGGAGAATTGGCTGCAGCCAATCACAAGCTGGCTGATGCCATCAACTCCCATCTGCTGGGAAATGTAGGTGGCATCACTGGCAATGCTAATGCAAAGAGCAGCCAGGCTTCAGAACTCTGCAACACGCCGGCTGAGAAGATGGCAGAGAAG GTGCTCAGGATTCTGGACCCCATCTCCTGCTCTGACACCAAGGGTGACTCAGCCATTCCTGACGCCACCACTTCTTTCCTGCTCAACAAGAAGAGTATCGGGCGCTTCCACCCTTACACTCGCTACGAGAACATCACCTTTAACTGCTGTGAGCGGTGCTCTGGAGACATTATAGTGCTTTGA
- the trmt10c gene encoding tRNA methyltransferase 10 homolog C, whose amino-acid sequence MLFLKCNAVCLLRRCYYPLASTLVKYHYANLPASGVTSPYRSTLTTTRSLSITWTLRADAPQPKDTQTLDLDIWKSVMKSQTVQEEKPNGEEESSSTEEGELSPLEASRRLVETWRQAGRQVPDYVTDEQLESLAELTTKSSKRKYLKFLAIKEGHKKANKEKKEKRRMERKEWMGRVDGEPEGENGEAKLNNTFLLKFWSRSKDKVLGWRAAQAMQYGQPLIFDMSYEQHMSRMEIQNTISQLLETEGWNRRATDPFHLHFCNLQPDSSYQRELLKRYGPETWQNLLITTTSQSHVDLFPRESLVYLTADSRNVLYTFNHSKVYIIGALVDRSSQSSVSLANAKRLNLATARLPLDEFLHWECGAKNLTLDQMIRILLTAKDTGSWEKALEFVPKRKHDGFYKHTRENEAKSTPLVTGGKPVNSNRNPARERAKIFVSKQKNPKGQGVDWKRSFESDNTMSGQTRLRSTLKSKMEERHKTE is encoded by the coding sequence ATGCTGTTTCTCAAgtgtaatgctgtgtgtttgctaaGGAGGTGCTACTATCCTCTGGCTTCCACGCTTGTTAAATATCATTATGCCAACTTGCCTGCATCTGGAGTCACTTCCCCTTATCGCTCGACGCTTACTACAACTCGATCCCTCAGTATCACCTGGACACTGAGAGCAGATGCCCCTCAGCCTaaggacacacagacattgGACTTGGATATATGGAAGTCGGTGATGAAATCACAAACAGTGCAGGAGGAGAAGCCCAACGGTGAAGAGGAGAGCTCCTCTACTGAGGAGGGTGAGCTCTCGCCGTTGGAGGCAAGCCGCAGACTGGTGGAGACGTGGCGTCAAGCCGGCAGGCAAGTGCCTGATTATGTCACAGACGAGCAGCTGGAGTCACTGGCCGAGCTCACCACCAAGTCCTCCAAGAGGAAGTACCTCAAATTCCTGGCCATCAAGGAGGGCCACAAGAAGGCCAacaaagagaagaaggagaagaggaggatggagaggaaagagtGGATGGGAAGGGTAGACGGTGAACCTGAGGGGGAGAATGGAGAAGCCAAGCTGAATAACACATTCCTGTTGAAATTCTGGAGCCGTTCCAAGGACAAGGTGCTGGGCTGGAGGGCAGCACAGGCCATGCAGTACGGCCAGCCATTGATATTTGACATGAGTTATGAGCAGCACATGTCCCGCATGGAGATACAGAACACCATCTCCCAGCTGCTGGAGACCGAAGGCTGGAACCGCCGTGCCACTGACCCCTTCCACTTGCACTTCTGCAACCTGCAGCCCGACAGCTCCTACCAGCGAGAACTTCTTAAGCGCTACGGCCCCGAGACCTGGCAGAACCTCCTCATTACCACCACCAGCCAGAGTCACGTGGACCTCTTCCCCCGCGAGAGCCTCGTCTACCTAACCGCCGACTCGCGCAACGTGCTCTACACTTTCAACCACAGCAAGGTGTACATCATTGGCGCCTTGGTGGACCGCTCCAGCCAGTCCAGCGTCTCTCTAGCCAACGCCAAACGTCTCAACCTGGCCACTGCACGGCTGCCCCTGGATGAATTCTTGCACTGGGAATGCGGGGCCAAGAACCTCACCCTGGATCAGATGATTCGCATCCTTCTGACGGCCAAGGACACCGGCAGCTGGGAGAAGGCACTGGAGTTTGTACCCAAGAGGAAGCATGATGGCTTCTACAAGCATACAAGGGAAAACGAAGCCAAAAGCACACCTTTGGTCACTGGCGGTAAGCCCGTTAATAGCAATAGAAACCCAGCGAGAGAGAGGGCTAAAATATTTGTGAGCAAACAGAAAAACCCAAAGGGACAAGGTGTTGACTGGAAACGATCCTTTGAATCAGACAACACCATGTCTGGGCAGACCAGGTTACGGTCTACACTGAAAAGCAAAATGGAAGAACGCCATAAGACTGAGTAA
- the txnl4b gene encoding thioredoxin-like protein 4B, whose product MSLFLPKLSSKKNVDEVIKTVAEKVLVLRFGRDDDSVCMQLDEILSKTSHDLSNMTSIYLVDVDKVPVYTRYFDISYIPSTIFFFNGQHMKVDYGSPDHTKFVGSFKTKQDFIDLVEVLYRGAMRGKLIVQSPIDPRNIPKYDLLYHGI is encoded by the exons ATGAGCTTATTTCTCCCTAAACTTTCATCTAAAAAGAATGTAGATGAAGTCATCAAAACTGTCGCTGAGAAAGTTCTGGTGTTGCGATTTGGACGAGATGATGATTCTGTTTGCATGCAGCTGGATGAGATT CTATCAAAAACCTCCCATGACTTAAGTAATATGACTTCAATATATCTTGTGGACGTGGACAAAGTACCAGTTTACACTCGATACTTTGACATCAGTTATATACCGTCCACTATCTTCTTCTTTAATGGACAGCACATGAAGGTTGATTATGG GTCTCCAGACCACACCAAGTTTGTTGGAAGCTTTAAAACCAAGCAAGACTTCATTGATCTTGTCGAGGTGCTCTACCGTGGTGCCATGAGAGGAAAACTGATTGTACAAAGTCCTATTGATCCAAGAAATATACCCAAATATGATCTGCTCTACCATGGGATCTAA